In one Sphingobacterium daejeonense genomic region, the following are encoded:
- the upp gene encoding uracil phosphoribosyltransferase — translation MVTILTKQNSIANHFLAELRDVNIQTDRMRFRRNLERLGEIMAYEISKTFEYKSSEVDTPLGVANTHLLSTQPVIATIIRAGLPFHQGLLNYFDGADSAFIAAYRHTKKSGEFEIHKKYQNTPNLDGKVVIMADPMLATGRSLVLCCKDLLSDYDIKELHIATIIASEEGLQHVRAFLPDVQLWIGAVDNELTSKSYIVPGLGDAGDLAFGNKE, via the coding sequence ATGGTCACTATACTAACAAAACAAAACAGCATTGCAAATCATTTCTTAGCAGAACTAAGGGATGTGAATATTCAAACGGACAGGATGCGTTTTAGGAGGAACCTAGAACGTTTGGGGGAAATTATGGCCTATGAAATTTCCAAAACTTTTGAATATAAGAGTTCTGAAGTGGATACGCCACTAGGTGTTGCAAATACTCATTTATTGAGTACTCAGCCGGTTATTGCAACTATTATTAGGGCAGGTTTACCATTCCATCAAGGACTGCTGAATTATTTTGATGGTGCTGACAGTGCTTTTATCGCAGCCTATAGACATACGAAAAAGAGTGGTGAGTTTGAGATTCACAAAAAATATCAAAACACACCAAATTTAGATGGCAAGGTCGTTATTATGGCTGATCCTATGTTAGCGACCGGTCGCAGTTTGGTATTATGTTGCAAAGATTTACTGAGCGATTATGATATTAAAGAATTGCATATTGCTACTATTATTGCATCTGAGGAAGGTCTTCAGCATGTAAGGGCATTTCTTCCGGATGTTCAGTTATGGATTGGTGCTGTTGACAATGAGCTTACCAGCAAATCTTATATAGTTCCGGGGCTTGGCGATGCAGGCGATTTGGCATTCGGCAATAAGGAATAG
- the pnuC gene encoding nicotinamide riboside transporter PnuC, giving the protein MDFFHQLYEQFLLTSPLEWLATITGFLCVYLAAKQNIWNWPISIISVLTYLYIFYHNKLYGDSVLQIYFLSTAIYGWYYWNKRAHSDDKPISSFNSKQMMVTILIIAVLSAVLGLVLDKFTDTDVPYADGFCTATSFVAQFLMTRKVLQNWLLWGFVDICYIPLYFHKDLLLTAILYFAFAIIAWNGYRDWLKTYQKFQ; this is encoded by the coding sequence ATGGATTTTTTCCATCAACTATATGAACAGTTTCTTTTAACCTCCCCTCTCGAATGGTTAGCAACCATAACTGGTTTTCTATGCGTTTATCTAGCGGCAAAACAAAACATCTGGAATTGGCCAATTAGTATTATTTCAGTCCTCACCTATCTCTATATTTTTTATCACAACAAATTATATGGTGATTCTGTATTGCAGATCTATTTTTTGAGCACTGCAATTTATGGTTGGTATTATTGGAATAAAAGGGCTCATTCTGATGACAAACCTATCAGTTCCTTCAATTCTAAACAGATGATGGTCACTATTTTGATTATTGCAGTTTTATCTGCTGTATTAGGATTGGTTTTGGATAAATTTACAGACACCGATGTGCCCTATGCAGATGGTTTCTGTACCGCAACAAGTTTTGTTGCTCAATTTCTTATGACCAGAAAAGTTCTACAAAATTGGTTATTATGGGGTTTTGTTGATATATGTTATATCCCACTTTATTTCCACAAGGATCTCTTATTGACTGCCATCCTATATTTTGCATTTGCCATCATAGCATGGAATGGTTATCGTGATTGGCTGAAAACCTATCAAAAATTTCAGTAA
- a CDS encoding AAA family ATPase, whose protein sequence is MDSKNNKVIKIAVVGPESTGKSTMASYLAEKLDTVCVPEYARFYCQNLNKQYTLQDEVNMFYGQLALEEALTSSASNNLLICDTTILTVKIWSDHLFGHTPVEVTDEISLRKYDLYLLMDIDLPWEDDPLRDFPNEREHFMKVWKKELSSIDANYSIVSGLENQRLENGLKAVKSFLINQ, encoded by the coding sequence ATGGATTCCAAAAACAATAAGGTCATAAAAATAGCTGTTGTAGGTCCAGAATCTACTGGAAAATCCACGATGGCATCCTACTTAGCGGAAAAACTAGATACAGTTTGTGTCCCTGAATATGCGCGATTCTATTGCCAGAACCTGAACAAACAATATACTTTGCAGGATGAAGTAAATATGTTTTATGGTCAGCTAGCATTAGAAGAGGCATTAACTTCATCAGCATCCAATAATTTATTGATTTGCGACACCACTATCTTAACTGTTAAGATTTGGTCTGATCATCTTTTTGGACATACACCTGTGGAGGTAACGGATGAAATTAGTCTAAGAAAATATGATTTATATCTGCTGATGGATATTGATTTACCTTGGGAAGATGATCCGTTGCGAGATTTCCCTAACGAAAGAGAGCATTTTATGAAGGTATGGAAAAAAGAATTATCTTCAATTGATGCTAATTACAGCATAGTTTCGGGTTTGGAAAATCAAAGATTAGAAAATGGTCTGAAGGCTGTTAAATCTTTTTTAATAAATCAATAG